The genomic segment ATCGGGCGATCGCCGATCACCCAGAGGATCGACATGTAGAGGCAGATCAGGAATCCGAAACCGCCGAGCACAATGCCGCCGCCGCCGAACAGGTGCGCGGGGCGCTGCATGTAGCGCGACAGGAACAGGACGGTGAGCAGATCCGTCGCACCGCGAAGGTAACGCTCGAAACCGTATTTTGAGCGTCCGTGCGCCCGCGCGTGGTGTTCGACCTCGATCTCGGCGCAGCGAAAGCCCTTCTGATGCGCCAGCACCGGAATGAATCGGTGGCGCTCGCCGTAGATCTCGATCTCGCCGAGCACCTCCCGCCGGTACGCCTTGAAGCCGCAGTTGAAGTCGTGCAGACGCACGCCCGAAAGCCGCGCGGTGACCGCGTTGAACAGGCGCGAGGGCAGCGTCTTTTCGATCGGATCGTTGCGACGCCGCTTCCAACCGCTGACGAGGTCGAATCCCTCGCGCGCTTTGGCCAGGAACCGGCCGATCTCGCGCGGATCGTCCTGCAGGTCGGCGTCCATCGTGACGACGAATTGCCCGCGCGCGGCCGCGAAGCCCGCGGACAGCGCCGCGCTCTTGCCGAAGTTGCGCCGAAAACGGATCGCGACGACGCGCGAATCGGCGTCGTGCAGCGCGCGCAGCACCTCGAATCCGCCGTCGGTGCTGCCGTCGTCGATGACGATGATCTCAAAGGGTCGCGCGAGCGTTTCGAGCGACTCGATCACCCGGCGAATCAATTCGGCCAGGGAGTCCTTCTCGTTGAAGCACGGGATGACGACGGAAATCTCGGGCACGAACGCCTCTCGCGCGCAAAACGCCCGCGCTCGAGGCGCGCGAGGGTCTCCGCGATGGTTCGGTTTCAAGCGAATCCGACCGCGCCCGGCGCGCCTAGATCGTCGCGGGGCTGCCCTGATTGATGAGGAACTGGAACACCAGCGACGCCTCGAAGACGTCCTCGGCGTCCTCGGCATCGACCGCCGAGAATCGGACTTCGAAATTCAGCACGGCCGGAATCGAGATCGTCTGCGGAACGATCAGATCCAGTTCCTCGCGCGCTGCATCGACCTCGAATTCCTGGATCCATTCGCCGTCTTTCGTGGCATTCGGATTGAGCAATTCGATCGTGGCTTGCAGGGGATTGTCCTTGAACCGTTCGAATTCGTCGAACTGCACGACCACTTCGACCGGCGTGCCGACCGGACCCTGGGAGTCCGAGAACCAGACGTCGCCGATGACGCGATCCTTGGAGAATCCGAAGATGTCGTCCTGTTCGACGACGATCTCGATCGCCACCGCGTCCTCGTCGCCCTTCGCCTCTTCCTCGTCCTGCGGCGAGCAGGCGGGCGCGAACGCCAGCAAAACCACCACCACCGCGGCCCAGTCCCGAATTCGCATCCCGGTCCCCGTCTCGAAATTCCGCGCACGGCGGATGTTCGTTGATCCGACAGGGCCCATTATGTAGAATCATCGCCGATTTTCAATGCTCATCGGATGCCCATGAAAAACGCCCACGCCCCCGGTGCGCCCGTCGGCATCGCACAAATCGTTCACAGCCTCGAAATCGGCGGGATGGAGCGCGTGGCGATGTATCTGGCGACGCGCGTCGATCGCGCCCGATTTCGTCCGATGGTCGTGTGCCTGACGGTGCGGGGGGACTTCGCCGACGAGATCGAGTCGCGGGGCGTCGAGGTCGTCGCCCTGGGGAAGCGCCCCGGTGTGGACCTGCGTCTGCCGTTTCGCCTCGCGAGATTGCTCGGGGAACGGAACGTCCGCATCGTGCACGCGCACAACTCCGGGCCGTGGTTCACCGGCGGACTCGCGAAAATCGTCGGCGGCCTCGACGGCGCGGTGGTGACCGACCACTCACGGCCCTATCCCGAAAAATGGACCGTGCGATGCGTCGAACGCACGCTCGCGCACGCCGTGCACGTCGTTTCCGTCAGCGAGGACAACCGGCAGCTGCTTCACCGCAACATCGGCATCCCCCTCGGCAAGATCCGCGTGATTCCCAACGGCGTCGAAGCTCCGTCGCCGCCGTCGCCGGATCGACTCGCCGAACTGCGCCGAGAGTTCGGCATCGACGGTCGCGACGTCATCGGCGTGTGCGTCGCGCGTCTCGAAACCCAGAAGGCGCACGAGGTGTTGATCGACGCCGTGCGAAGACTCGCCGATCGCGGCGTACCCCTGCGGGCTCTGTGCGTGGGAATGGGCAGCCGTGAGGACGAATTGCGATCGCTGGCGGCGCAAAAAGGTGTCGCGGACCGGGTTACGTTCGTCGGCAAACGGATCGACGCGACGGATTTTCTTTTTCTCGCGGACCTGTTCGTGCTCTCAAGCGATTGGGAAGGACTGCCGATGTCCGTGCTGGAGGCGCTCGGCGTCGGGCTGCCCGTGGTGGGGACGCGCGTCGGCGACATGGAACTCGCGGTGAAGGACTCGGTCAACGGATATCTGTGCGCCCCGCGCGATGCTGTCGCGCTCGCGGACGCCCTGGCAAATCTCGCGCGGGACGCGGATCGGCGCCGTGCCATGGGCGGGGCGGGGCGGGAACTTTTCGCTCGCGAATTCCACGTCGATCGCATGATCGAGCGCTACGCCGCGATTTACGAGGAGTGCCTGTGAGCCGGGGCGCGCGGGTCGCGCTCAACTCGGTCTGGCTTTTCGCGTCCGAAGGTCTGCGCCGGGCCATCGCGTTCGTCGTCATCTTCCTCGTCGGGCGTTCGCTGGCCGTGGATGACTTCGGCCGCTTCCGTCTCGCGCAGTCGTTTTTCGTCATCGCCCTCGTCGCCGCGACCTTTGGGCTCACGCCGCTCATCACCAAGCGCATCGCCGCGGGCGAGCGGGACGAATCGCGATTTCTCGGCAACGTGTATGGGCTCAAGATCCTGCTCGCCCTGATCGTGCTGGGCATCGCGACGCTGCTGGCCTCCCTCATGGGTTACGACCGACCGACGTTTCTCGCGATCGTCGTCATGGCGCTCGCGATCCCCGCCGAGTCGCTCGCCTCGACGCACTTCGCGCTCTACGACGGCCGGCAGGCGATGCAACTCAACGGCATCGTCGACTTCGCGCGCGGCCTCGTCCTTCTCGCGCTCATAGCGGCGGCGGTGTTCCTGCACTGGGGACTGATCGGGATTCTCGCCGCCTACGTCGCGCATTACGCTTTCGGGGCGATCCTCGCGCACGCGCTCTCTTCGGCGCGCGTGGTGCGATTCGGGTTTCGCTTCGAATGGAGCGAGTGGAAGGCGATCCTGCAACAGGCGTTGCCCTTCGTCGCCATCGGCATCGTCTGGGTCGTCACGTTCCGCATCGACATGGTGTTGCTATCGCTCATGCGCAACGAGACGGCGGTGGGGTACTACGGCGCGGCGTATTCGATCTTCGAGATCCTGCTCGTGCTCCCCAACGTGCTCACGCGCGCGCTGTTTCCCGCGCTGGCCGGTTCGTCTTCGGAAGGCGGCGACGGCGAACTGATGCGCAAGGCCGTGCGCGTGTTCGCGCTCGTGGCGCTGCCCGTCGGGGTCGGAATCGCGCTCACCGCCACGAGCGCCGTCACGCTCGTCTTCGGCGAAAAGTACGCGCCGGGCGGCCGGGCGCTCGCCGTGATGGGCGGCCCGCTGGCGTTGTGGTTCTGCACGATGGGCTTCTCGTGGGCGCTCACCGCGCGCAATCAAATCCGGTATGTGCTTCGCGCGAACCTGGTGGCGCTCGGCGTCCGAGTCGTCGCCAACCTGATTCTGATCCCGCGGTACGACTATCTCGGCGCGGCGATCGCCGCCGTCATCAGCGAGAGCGCCTACTTCGCGGTCATCATCGGCCCGGTTCATCGCGAAGTGCTGCGCATCGACCGATCTCTCGTGCATCCCGGGACGATCGCGGCGACAGTGCTGATGGCCGGGTGCGTGATGGGACTCGGCAACCGTCCGCTGTGGATCGTCGTCCCCGCGGGCATGGTGGTGTTCGCGGCCGTCGGTTGGGCCAGCGGTGCGTTGCGCGAGCCGTTCATCGTGTCGGCGTGGTCGGGACTGCGCGCACGGATGGCGCGGTCATGAAGCGCGAAGCGGCACCCGGGGGCAAGTGGACGCAGACGCGGATTCTCATCGCGCTGGCGGTCGTCACGGCGGCGATCGGTCTCGCCGCACTGAAAATCGACGGCGTGTTCATCGTCGCGGGCCTCGTGGCGGCCGCGATCGGCTCGGTGCTCATCAGCTATCCGTTTGCCACCGTGCCGATCTACTTTGCCCTCATCTACCTGCGGCCCGGCGACATGTATCCGCAGCTCGAGAAACTGCGGCTCGTGCTGCTCGTCGTCGCGCTCATGGCTGGAGCCTTCGTCCTGCGGACGCTCGTCTACCGCACTTGGAAGCTGCAAAAAAACGTGCAGCTCATCTTCATCGCGGGTCTTCTCGCGGCGATCGGTCTGTCCATCATCGACGCGTTCTATCGCACGGCGGCGCTCGAAAAATTTTCCGACGTCAGCCGCTATCTCGTCATGGTGTTTTTGGTCGTCCACATCGTCGATTCGCTGAAAAAGTACAAGGTGATGATGTGGAGTATCCTGATCTCGCTGACGATCCTCGCGCTGTGGAATTTCGTGCTCTGGGCGTCGGGGCAGAAGGTCATCGACAACGGCGGCTCGGGCGGAATGGCGGGCGGCTTCCTCGGCGACGGCAACGACTTCGCCCTCGCGCTCAACGTCATGCTGCCGATCCCCGTCTTCCAGTTCATGGCGACACGACACCGGTGGACGCGCGTCGCCTGTGCGGTCGTCATCGTGTCGTTTGTGCTCTCGATCATCGCCACCTACAGCCGCGGCGGGCTGCTGGGGATGATCGCGGTGTTCGCGTTCGCGTTTTGGTTCTACCTGCTGCGCTCTCGCAACTGGGCGCTCGGGATCGCCATGATCGTTGTCCTCGCGACCGTGGGGACGGGGTCCATCATCCTGTTCGCCCCCGACAACTTCAAGGAACGCATGGCCGGAATGCACGACTACGAGAAGGACGAGTCGGCCCTTGGGCGTCTCGACGCGTGGGGCGCCGGCATGCGGATGTTCGCCGACCGGCCCGTTCTCGGCGTCGGCGCGGGATGCTTCCCCGACGCGTATGGTCGCAAGTACAAACCGATGGACGCGGTCGCCGCGAACTGGCGCGAGGCGCACAGCCTCTACGTTCAGACTTTCGCGGAGCTCGGCTCGCTCGGCGCGTTTTTTCTCTTTGGGCTCTGCGCCGTGGTGTCCGTGCATCTGCGGCGAATCCACCAGTACGGGTTGCCAGACGCTCAGACGCAGAAAGAGGTTCATTATTACGCCGACGCGGTCACGACCGGGTTGATCGGTTTTCTCGTATCGGGGGCGTTTTTGTCGGTGGCGTACTATCCTCACCTCTACATCATGAGCGCCGAGACGATGATCCTCATGCGCATCGCCGAGGAAGAGTCGCGCAAGTCGCCCGACCTGGTGCCCGATGCGCGTTGAAGCGCTGTCGAGTGCCCTCGTTCCCGCGTGGGACGAATTCGTTCGCGGGCATAAGGCCGCCGATCATTTTCACCGCGCGGCGTGGCGCGAGGTGATCGCGCGTTCCACGGGGCACGAACCGCACTACCTTGCCGCCGTGGAAGGCGACCGCGTGCGTGGTGTGCTGCCGCTGTTCGTGCTGCGCACGAAGATCTTCGGCACACTCGCGGTGAGCCTGCCGTTTCTCAACATCGGCGGCATCGTCGCCGACGGCCCCGAGGCGCGCGACGCACTCGCGGCAGCCGGCCTGGAACTCGGGCGGCGCACCGGGTGCCGGTATGTCGAGCTGCGCCAGCGCGACGCGCTCGCCATCGAGGATCTGCCCGTCTCGTCGCGCAAGGTCACGAGCGTGATCGATCTCGCCGGCGGGGCGGATGCCGTGTTCGCGCGGCTTCACCAGAACGTGCGCAACAAGATCCGCAAGGCCGAGAAGAACGACGTCGTGGTGACGCGCGGCGCGGAAGGCCTCGGCGATTTCTATCGCGTCTACTCGCACAACCTGCGCGATTTGGGCACGCCGGTGATGTCGCGGCGATTTTTCGGCGAGATCCTGCGCGCGTTCGAGGACGACGTTCACGTCTACACGGCGCGCCGCCACGGGACGCTGCTCGGCGCGAAAATCGTGATCCACGCGAGTTCCACGGCTTACTTCATCTGGGCGGCGGCCTATCGGAACGCGCTGGAGTATGCGCCGGTGCAGGCCCTCAACTGGGCGGCGATCCGCGACGCGTGTGACGCGGGGTGCGCCGAGATCGACCTCGGGCGCAGCACCGATGGCTCGTCCCACCAGAATTTCAAGAAATACTGGGGGGTGGAGATTCGCCCGCTGCACTGGACGTATCAACTCGTGACCGCGACGCACATGCCGGGGCTGAACCCCGACAACCCCAAGTTCGCGCTCGCGGTGAAGATCTGGAAATTGATGCCGGTGGCGCTGACGCGGATCTTCGGTCCGCCGCTCGCGCGCCTGTTGCCGTAGGACGCCATGAAGATCGGTCGATTGCCGCCCGTCGCCACGTCGCTGCCGCTGTCGCTCCGCCTTGCTCCGGGGCGGGCCGAGGCGAGCGACGTCGGGCGGCTCGAGTCGCGCATGGCACTCGACCATGGCGCGGATGCCGCCGCCGCGTTCTCGTCGGGTCGGGCGGGGCTCGCGAGGATGCTGGAGCAGATCGCGCTCACGCGTTCGGGCCGGGGCGTTCTTGTGCCCGCTTACACCTGCTATACGGTCGCGTCGGCCATCGTTCGCGCGGGTCTCCTCATCTACCCGACGGACCTGCACCCCGAAACGCTCGATTTCAATTATCGCAATCAGACGCAGCCGCCGCCCGAAGACGTCTTCGCGGTGCTCTCGCCGGGACTTTTCGGACTGCCCCCCGATCTCGCCAAGCTCGGCGAGGTCTGCCGCGCCCATCGCCTGTTTTTCATCGAGGACGCCGCGCAGACGCTCGGCGCGACCGTGGACGGCCGTCCCGCGGGATCGTTCGGCGATCTGTCGCTCTTCAGCTTCGGTCGCGGCAAGCCGCTGGGCGCGATCGGCGGCGGGGTTGTCGCGACGCGCGGCGAAGCGCTGTCCGCGATGCTCGAACGCGCTCGGCTCGCACCGCCCGCAGGCAACCGCATGCGTGCGATGTTGACGGCCCTCGCCGGTGGCGCCGCCGCGAACCGGTTGGTGTTCGCCTGGCTGCGTCTGCTGCCGTTCGTGACCATCGGTCGTTCGGTCTTCGATACCCAATTCGGCGTCGCCGGCCTCGATCCGCCGCGCGCGCGGTTGATTCTCGATGGACTCGCCCGCCTCGCCGGCGTGGTGGAGCGCCGCCAGCAGGTCGCGGCGATGATCGAGGCGCGCCTGTCGGGCGTCCGCGGCGTCATCATCCCCCGCGTTCGGGCTGGGATCTTGGGCGCGGCGCTGCGTTTTCCGGTGATCTTCGAGGACTCCGCCGACCGCGATGCCGCGCTGTTCCGGCTCGTGGGTCGCGGCCTCGGGGCGTCGCCGATGTATCCGAAACCGGTGTACCGCATTGACAAAGCCCGGCCGCATGTCCGAATGGACCTCGGCCCTTTTCCCGGCGCGGAGAAGATCGCCCGGGGTCTCGTCACGCTGCCGACGCACGACGCGGTCGAAGAGCGGGATGTGGACGACATCGCGGCCGTCATCCGAGAGGTGACGTCCGCCGGGAGTGCGCGCGTATGGGATTGAAGCAGACGATCAAACGGGCGGTGGTGGGGCCGCTGTCGGCGGTGGGAACGTGGTCCGCGACGCGCGCTTTGCTGGGCGCGCGAGACGTTGTACTGTGTTATCACCGCGTCGTCGACGACGATCTGTTGAAATACCAGCCCGGCATGGTCGTCTCCGGCCGCGTGTTTCGGCTTCATCTCGAATGGCTCTCGAAGCGGTTCGACATCGTGGACCTGGCGGAACTCGCAAAGAGTCATCTGACCGGCGAGCGGCCCGCGCGGCCCCGCGCCGTCATCACCTTCGATGACGGATGGCTCGACAATTACGAGGTCGCGTTTCCGATCCTGAAGTCGCTGGGCGTTCCGGCAACGATCTACCTGCCGACGGCGTTCGTGGGGCATGACGGCGCATACTGGAACGCGCGTGTTGAACACGCGCTGCGCATCGTGCACGAACGGCTCGACCGTGTGCTCACGGCGTTTCCCGATGAGGGATTACCGGAGGGCTGCGCGTTTTTCATGGATCTGCTCGCCTTGCGGCCCTCGCTTCCGGTGCTCATCGACCGGACGATCGAGACGGTGAAGGTGCTCGATCCGGCCGTCATCGCGCGAATGGCGGACTTCATCGAGGCGCTGGCCGAGATTTCGGACGACCACCCGCGCGCCATCGTGAACTGGCCCGAGGTGATGGAGATGTTCGAGGCGGGCGTGAGCTTCGGTTCGCACTCGGTCAATCACCTAATCATGACGCAGATCTCGGTGGAGGAGTGTCGCCGCGAGATGACGGAAAGCCGCGACGAGATGACGCGGCGCATGGGGATCGCGCCGCTCTCGTTCGCGTACCCCAACGGAAATCACGACGAAAACGTGCGCCGCGAGGCTCGACGCGCCGGTTATCTGTGCGCGGTGGCCGTCGGCGGCGGATTCGTGCCGGGCGGCGTGGATCTGTTCGCCGTTCCGCGCTTTTCCATGCACGAGGGCGGCGCACCCGATGCGGCGACGCTCGACTATCTCCTTTCGGGGTTGCGGGAATGAGCCCGGGATCGCAAGCGACGACAAAAGCCGCATCGACTCGCGGCGTGGCGGCGCGTCTCGCGAAATTCGGGAAGCGCAATCGCGTGATGGTGCTCGACGGCGACACCCGCGCGGCGCTCGCCGTCGCGCGGTCGCTCGGTCGATCGGGCATGGATGTCACCGTGGTGGCCGGTCGACGCGATGCGATGGGATTCGCGAGCAAGTACGCGAACGAAGTTCTCCTAGCCCCGCCGCCGATGGAGGCCCCCGGGGAATACGCCGACGTCATCGTGGAGCGGGCCGCGGGCCTCGATCTCGCGGCGATCGTGCCGTGTGGCGGCGCGTCGATCGCGGCGTTGATGAGCGTCAGGCGCCGCCTCGATCCGTTGGCCGCGCTGGTGATGGCCGCCGATCGGACGATCCGGTTTCTGGCCGATAAGCAGAAGATCATCGACCACGCGAACGCGCACGATGTGGCGGTGCCCCGGACGGTCATCGCGACGAGTCCGTTGAAGATTCCCACTCTGCCGTTTTCGTTTCCGGTTTATGTGCGTCCCGTGCACGCGCTGGTCGAGGAGAATGACGCGCTCGTGCGCATTCGCGTGCGCATGGCGCGAAATCTCGACGAGCTGTCGTACCTGTTGCGTTCGCTGCCCAAAAACGCGTGGCCGTGCCTGATTCAGGCGAAGCTGGTCGGTGAGGACGAAGCATACTATGCCGTCTACCGTCGCGGCGAACCGGTGGTCGAGTTCAGTCATCATCGCCTTCGCGATTTGCCGCGCCTCGGCGGTGCGTCGGTGCTGCGCGAGGCCGCTCCCCCGAGCGATGAGGTCCGCGATCTCGCGAGGCGGTTTCTCGCGCCGCTTCGGATCGACGGACCCGTGATGATGGAGTTCGTCCGCGACCGCCCGGGAGGGCGTCCGTGCCTGCTCAAGGCCAAGCCGCATTTTTGGCGAGCGCTTCAACTCGGAATCGACGCGGGGATCGACTTTCCGCGCTTGGCGCTCGACGTCGCGCTCGGTCGTCGGGCGTCGCCGCCCCCAGCCGTGAGATACGGGCTGCGGTCGCGATGGTTGCTCGGCGACATCGAATACCTGTTGACCTACGTGATGAAGGGACGGCGGATCTGGACGGGGCCGGGACGCGCGCCGGGACGCATCGAGGCGATCGCGCGTTTCATGCAGGAGAGCAAGGATCCCGCGACACGCCTCGAACTCGAGTCGCCCGAAGACATGCGCCCCGCGATCGTCATGCGAAAACGCTTTCGCCTGAGGATGCTGCAAAAGATCCGTTCCGCGATCATGACGCCGTTCGGCAAGGGCCTGAACCGTTACCATGGCGTGGTGATCGTCGAGGATGGCCTAAACCTACTCGATCGGCGCGCGTTCGGCGAGCTCGCGCAACGAATGCAGGCGGCCGGCCTGCGTTTCGTGTGCGTGAATCTGCGCGCGGAGGGCAGGTCGGTCGACGATTATTCGCGTTTCGTTCGCATGTGCGCGCGCAACTCCACGGAGCGTTTCGTGGTCGTGCCCGGCGCGGACTACACGTTCCCCGGCGGGGAGCGGGTGCTGGCCCTCGCGACGAAGACGCTGTTCGATGCGCGCACGATCGAGGCTCTCACGCACGCGGTTCGCGAGGTCGGCGGAGTCACGGTCTGGCACGACGTGCGTATCGGGGAGATGGAAACGAAGACGCAGATCGCCGACCTGGTGAACGGGATCGACATCTGGAGTCCGCCACGCCACGGGCCGTTTGCCCCGTCGTCCCCGCTCGCCGAGGAGTTCGTCGCGCGCATGGAAAACTCCCCCTATCTGGGAGCGTTTCAAACCTGGCCCGCGAGCGAACTGCCCGCGAAACCCCGCGCGTACCTGCGCGCGCATGCCGGATTCCTCTCCGAAATGTCCATCGTGACCGCGCTCGAGTCCGGCGCGTTCGACCTGTGCAGTCCGCTCTTTCGCCTGCGTAACGACCGTGTGAGCTTTCCCGCCGTGCGCGTGGTTTGCTCGTGGCTCAACGTGTTCGCGGCCAAGCCCGGAGTCGAGACGCGGGCGCCGGCTCCCACAGCCGGAGATATCCGGTGACGATCATCGCCGCGGTGTTTTTTGTCGCCTGCGTCATTGCCTTGTTCTTACCATACGTGGGTTATCCCTTCGTTCTGAAGAGTCTCGGCGACGCGCGGGCCGACACGTGGAGATCGAATTCGCCGCTTGCGGACGGGGTCTCCATCATCATCGCCGCATACAACGAAGCGGCGAATATCCGCGCGAAACTCGACAACCTGCTCGCGCAGGACGCACCGCTGCCCATGCAGGTGATCGTCGCCTCCGACGCGTCGGACGACGGCATGGACGACATCGTGCGCGAATACGCGGATCGGGGCGTCGAACTTCTGCGCATGGACGCACGCGGCGGCAAGAGCCTCGCGCAAAACGCCGCTGTCGCGCTCGCACGTCACGAGATCCTCGTGTTCACCGACGCCTCGGTGCTGCTGGACAACGGCGCGATCGCGGCGCTCGTGCGCGAACTGCGCGATCCCACGGTCGGCTGCGTGTCGGGCGAGGACGTCAGCATCTCGGGCAGCGAGCACGACAGCACGCAGGCGGCAGGGTTCTACACGCGTTACGAAATCGCGGTGCGTCGTCTGGAGAACCGGAAACTCGGAACGCTGATCGGGGTTTCCGGGTGCCTGTTCGCGGTGCGTTCGTTTCTGCGCCGCGATGTGCCGCCCGAGGCCGTGGACGATCTCGCCGTGCCGCTGCATGTCGTGGCGCGCGGGTTTCGCGTGGTCGCAACGCCGGACGCGCGCGCCTTCGTGCGCCGGGCGGTCGGTGTTCGGCAGGAATTTCGGCGAAAGGTCCGCACCTTTACCGGTGCGATGTTCACGCTGCGCAACGCGTGGACGCGCGAGGATCGGGTCGGGCTTCGCCGCGCGATGATTCCCATCGTCTTTCACAAACTCGGGCGCTGGCTGGGGCCCGCGTTGGCCGCCGGCGC from the Deltaproteobacteria bacterium genome contains:
- a CDS encoding FemAB family PEP-CTERM system-associated protein; this translates as MRVEALSSALVPAWDEFVRGHKAADHFHRAAWREVIARSTGHEPHYLAAVEGDRVRGVLPLFVLRTKIFGTLAVSLPFLNIGGIVADGPEARDALAAAGLELGRRTGCRYVELRQRDALAIEDLPVSSRKVTSVIDLAGGADAVFARLHQNVRNKIRKAEKNDVVVTRGAEGLGDFYRVYSHNLRDLGTPVMSRRFFGEILRAFEDDVHVYTARRHGTLLGAKIVIHASSTAYFIWAAAYRNALEYAPVQALNWAAIRDACDAGCAEIDLGRSTDGSSHQNFKKYWGVEIRPLHWTYQLVTATHMPGLNPDNPKFALAVKIWKLMPVALTRIFGPPLARLLP
- a CDS encoding glycosyltransferase family 2 protein: MPRTPRTSSRRRWCSSSSSIRAAPRRSRRAGRGRIRLKPNHRGDPRAPRARAFCAREAFVPEISVVIPCFNEKDSLAELIRRVIESLETLARPFEIIVIDDGSTDGGFEVLRALHDADSRVVAIRFRRNFGKSAALSAGFAAARGQFVVTMDADLQDDPREIGRFLAKAREGFDLVSGWKRRRNDPIEKTLPSRLFNAVTARLSGVRLHDFNCGFKAYRREVLGEIEIYGERHRFIPVLAHQKGFRCAEIEVEHHARAHGRSKYGFERYLRGATDLLTVLFLSRYMQRPAHLFGGGGIVLGGFGFLICLYMSILWVIGDRPIGNRPLLLLGVLLVITGVQFVSIGLLGEMMTKHGRRSADESSVVERLG
- a CDS encoding glycosyltransferase, encoding MTIIAAVFFVACVIALFLPYVGYPFVLKSLGDARADTWRSNSPLADGVSIIIAAYNEAANIRAKLDNLLAQDAPLPMQVIVASDASDDGMDDIVREYADRGVELLRMDARGGKSLAQNAAVALARHEILVFTDASVLLDNGAIAALVRELRDPTVGCVSGEDVSISGSEHDSTQAAGFYTRYEIAVRRLENRKLGTLIGVSGCLFAVRSFLRRDVPPEAVDDLAVPLHVVARGFRVVATPDARAFVRRAVGVRQEFRRKVRTFTGAMFTLRNAWTREDRVGLRRAMIPIVFHKLGRWLGPALAAGALASCAWLARTHVVWCAVLVAQLSAWVVGAFAFARDLARDGEFRKPGGGAAAKLTKFASFFVTVQLALVAAWWRFARGKSFAVWSPTVRETS
- a CDS encoding DegT/DnrJ/EryC1/StrS family aminotransferase; protein product: MKIGRLPPVATSLPLSLRLAPGRAEASDVGRLESRMALDHGADAAAAFSSGRAGLARMLEQIALTRSGRGVLVPAYTCYTVASAIVRAGLLIYPTDLHPETLDFNYRNQTQPPPEDVFAVLSPGLFGLPPDLAKLGEVCRAHRLFFIEDAAQTLGATVDGRPAGSFGDLSLFSFGRGKPLGAIGGGVVATRGEALSAMLERARLAPPAGNRMRAMLTALAGGAAANRLVFAWLRLLPFVTIGRSVFDTQFGVAGLDPPRARLILDGLARLAGVVERRQQVAAMIEARLSGVRGVIIPRVRAGILGAALRFPVIFEDSADRDAALFRLVGRGLGASPMYPKPVYRIDKARPHVRMDLGPFPGAEKIARGLVTLPTHDAVEERDVDDIAAVIREVTSAGSARVWD
- a CDS encoding polysaccharide deacetylase family protein; translated protein: MGLKQTIKRAVVGPLSAVGTWSATRALLGARDVVLCYHRVVDDDLLKYQPGMVVSGRVFRLHLEWLSKRFDIVDLAELAKSHLTGERPARPRAVITFDDGWLDNYEVAFPILKSLGVPATIYLPTAFVGHDGAYWNARVEHALRIVHERLDRVLTAFPDEGLPEGCAFFMDLLALRPSLPVLIDRTIETVKVLDPAVIARMADFIEALAEISDDHPRAIVNWPEVMEMFEAGVSFGSHSVNHLIMTQISVEECRREMTESRDEMTRRMGIAPLSFAYPNGNHDENVRREARRAGYLCAVAVGGGFVPGGVDLFAVPRFSMHEGGAPDAATLDYLLSGLRE
- a CDS encoding flippase translates to MSRGARVALNSVWLFASEGLRRAIAFVVIFLVGRSLAVDDFGRFRLAQSFFVIALVAATFGLTPLITKRIAAGERDESRFLGNVYGLKILLALIVLGIATLLASLMGYDRPTFLAIVVMALAIPAESLASTHFALYDGRQAMQLNGIVDFARGLVLLALIAAAVFLHWGLIGILAAYVAHYAFGAILAHALSSARVVRFGFRFEWSEWKAILQQALPFVAIGIVWVVTFRIDMVLLSLMRNETAVGYYGAAYSIFEILLVLPNVLTRALFPALAGSSSEGGDGELMRKAVRVFALVALPVGVGIALTATSAVTLVFGEKYAPGGRALAVMGGPLALWFCTMGFSWALTARNQIRYVLRANLVALGVRVVANLILIPRYDYLGAAIAAVISESAYFAVIIGPVHREVLRIDRSLVHPGTIAATVLMAGCVMGLGNRPLWIVVPAGMVVFAAVGWASGALREPFIVSAWSGLRARMARS
- a CDS encoding glycosyltransferase, yielding MKNAHAPGAPVGIAQIVHSLEIGGMERVAMYLATRVDRARFRPMVVCLTVRGDFADEIESRGVEVVALGKRPGVDLRLPFRLARLLGERNVRIVHAHNSGPWFTGGLAKIVGGLDGAVVTDHSRPYPEKWTVRCVERTLAHAVHVVSVSEDNRQLLHRNIGIPLGKIRVIPNGVEAPSPPSPDRLAELRREFGIDGRDVIGVCVARLETQKAHEVLIDAVRRLADRGVPLRALCVGMGSREDELRSLAAQKGVADRVTFVGKRIDATDFLFLADLFVLSSDWEGLPMSVLEALGVGLPVVGTRVGDMELAVKDSVNGYLCAPRDAVALADALANLARDADRRRAMGGAGRELFAREFHVDRMIERYAAIYEECL
- a CDS encoding O-antigen ligase family protein, whose translation is MKREAAPGGKWTQTRILIALAVVTAAIGLAALKIDGVFIVAGLVAAAIGSVLISYPFATVPIYFALIYLRPGDMYPQLEKLRLVLLVVALMAGAFVLRTLVYRTWKLQKNVQLIFIAGLLAAIGLSIIDAFYRTAALEKFSDVSRYLVMVFLVVHIVDSLKKYKVMMWSILISLTILALWNFVLWASGQKVIDNGGSGGMAGGFLGDGNDFALALNVMLPIPVFQFMATRHRWTRVACAVVIVSFVLSIIATYSRGGLLGMIAVFAFAFWFYLLRSRNWALGIAMIVVLATVGTGSIILFAPDNFKERMAGMHDYEKDESALGRLDAWGAGMRMFADRPVLGVGAGCFPDAYGRKYKPMDAVAANWREAHSLYVQTFAELGSLGAFFLFGLCAVVSVHLRRIHQYGLPDAQTQKEVHYYADAVTTGLIGFLVSGAFLSVAYYPHLYIMSAETMILMRIAEEESRKSPDLVPDAR